The Sagittula stellata E-37 sequence AGCGCTGGCTGCAGGAATGGATCAACGACGAATATGCCGAGGCCTCGGGTCTGATGATCGACGTCTGGGACCCGGAATATGGCGAGATGACCCAGCCCGGCCCGGTGGTCTGGATGGAGGAAAGCGGCGAAGAGGCCCTGACCCCCGAGCCGCGCCGCTGGGTGGAATTCGACGAGGCGCTGAAGGTGCTGCGCAAGCTGCGCACCGACATTCCCGACCCGGAGGACGGCATCGAGCAAGAGGGCTGGCTGTCCGGAGTCCGCGTTCTGGACATGTGCAACGTCATCGCCGGGCCGCATTCGGCCAGCTACCTTGCGCGCTTCGGTGCCGAGGTCATCAAGCTCGATCCGGCCGTGCCGCTCTACGACAGCTGGAATACCGTGATGTACGGCATGAGCCAGGGGCGCGGCAAACGGTCGATCCTTGCGGACGTGAAATCCGAACATGGGCGCAAGGTCTTCGAGGATCTGGTGAAGACCGTCGATGTCATCTTCTGGAACGCTCCCGACAGCCAGATCAAGCGCATGGGGCTGGACGAGGCGGGGCTGCGCAAGCTGAACCCCGAGGCGATATTCTGCAAGCTGGACTGTTTCAGCGGTGTGCGGCGCGGCGTGCGCAGCGACTACATCGGCTACGACGACCTTGTGCAGGCCACCACCGGCATCATGTTGCGCTTCGGCGGCGCCATGGACCGACCCGAAGAGCACGCCCATGTCGGCACCATCGACGTCATGTGTGGCTTTGGCGGCGCGCTTGCCGTGGCGGCAGCGCTGTATCAGAAGAACCGCTTCGGGCGGATCGGGCGGGGGCGCACCTCGCTCAGCGCCAACAGCGGCCTTTTGCAGATCCCCTTTGCTTATGACTACAGGGGGCGCGGGCTTTTCGACGAGCCGACGGGCCCCGAGGTCAACGGCTACGACGCCCTCAGCCGTTTCTACAGCACCGCATCGGGCATCTACATCCTGCTCAGCGCCTACGAGGCCGACCTGCCGCGGTTCCGCAATGTCGAGGGGCTCGAAGAGTTCCCGGATGTGCCCGAAGAGGATCGCGCCGCGTTTCTTGCCGGAGCGTTCCAGTCGCTGCCCGCGACCGAATGGATCGACCGCCTGCGCGCCGCCGATCTCGCCTGCGCGATCTGTCAGAACATCGAGGCGCTGCGCGCCGAGAATCTGCAAGAGGCAGACGGCACGCCCGGCACGGACCGGGGCAGCTATTCCTTCTCGCTCTACACCGATCACCCCAGCGGGCATGATGTCACGCAGCTCGACCCCTATGCGGTGAGACCCGCGCGCGGGCGTGTCTTTGCCCTATCGCCGACCGAGAAATTCGGAACCTCGACCCGCGATATCCTGAACGAACTGGGCTATTCCGTCTCCGCCGTGGAGCGGATGCTGAAATCCGGTCAGGTCAGCGAAAGCTGGAGCGCGGAGTACCTGCCCAGCTAAGACCTGCCCCAGGGCGCTCCATCGGAGCGCCCCGACGCTTGCGCAACCAGATTAAGCGCAACCGACACCATTACAAACGTTCGGGTTGGCCTTGCCGGATACACATCCGGCAAACGGAGGAGGCTGTCCGGACTTCATGTGCCAGAATGGAGGAAACATGGCCAAGAAACCCCCTTTGATGGATTTGCATATCCCGACCGCCGACCGAGGCTTTTATTCCGGTTTTTCAAAAAGCGTCGCGATACCCTCGAAAATCCTCGTCAGCGCCCTGATCGTCTGGGCCATCGCCGTGCCGCAGAACGCGGCATCCGTGCTGAACGCCCTGAACGGCGCGATCCTCAAGAGTTTCGCGTCCTGGTACATCTATGTCGCGGCGGCGTTTTTCCTTCTTTGCATTGTGCTGGCTCTGGTGCCGTTCACCGGACGGCTGAAGCTTGGCCGGCCGGACGATGCGCCGGAATTCTCGCGATTTTCATGGTTCTCGATGATGTTCGGCGCGGGCATCGGGGTCGGGATGCTGACCTTCGCCACCGCCGAGCCGATGTATCACTTCGCCAACAATCCCAACGTCATCATGGGCCAGACCACCGGATCGGGCGCCGACAACGTGACAGCCGCCTATGTCTGGTCCTTCCTGCACTGGGGCTTTTCCGCCTGGGCCTGCTATGCACTTGTCGGTCTGTGCCTGGCGTATTTTTCCTATCGCCGGAACCTGCCGCTGACGGTGCGGTCGGCGCTGACGCCACTTTTCGGGGCGCGGCTGTCGGGCGTGGGCGGCCATATCGTCGATATCGTCGCCGTGGTGGCCACCATCCTCGGCGTTGCGCAGACATTGGGCTTTGGGGTCGAGCAATTCGTCGCGGGCCTTCAGCGGATCGGACTTGGGACCTGGATGGTCAAGGCCGACGGCACCTCCAGCACCGCCGGCATCATCGTTGCGCTGATCGTCATTCTTGGCGCATCGACGCTCTCGGCGCTTTCGGGTGTCGGCAAGGGCATCAAGTGGCTGTCCAACCTGAACATGGGCCTCAGCATCTTTCTGCTGGCCTTCTTCATCCTCTTCGGCTCGACGTTTTTTGGCCTGAATGCCTTGGTCTCCGGAATGATTGCCTACGTGACGGATCTTCCCAGCCTGCTCTTCACCGTCTGGCATGCAGATGGCACGCCGACGGGCGATGCTCTGGCCGCGTGGCAAGGCGGCTGGTCCGTCTTCTATTGGGCATGGTGGGTTGCCTTTGCACCGTTCGTGGGCGTCTTTCTTGCCCGGGTCTCGCGCGGGCGCAGCATTCGGGAATACGTGATGGGCGCCATCATCGTCCCGTCGGTAATGTGCTTTGTCTGGTTCACCTTCGTGGGCGGCACGGCCATCGACATGACGCTGAACGGCACGGCGGGCGACGCGATCTCGGGTGCCGGTCAGGAAAGCCAGCTTTTCGTGATGCTCGACCTGATCCTGACCGGAGGTCTTGCCTGGGGGATGGCCGCGCTCGTGGTGGTGCTGCTGCTGACCTACCTCGTGACCACCGCCGACTCGGCGATCCTGATCGTCAACACGATCAATGCCGCTGGCGAGGAAAGCCCGAAGGGGCGCGGTCACATCATCTTCTGGGGCGTCGCGCTAAGCTTTGTCGTGGGTGCGCTGCTGCTTGTCGGCGGGCTCGGGACGATCAAGACAGCGATGGTGATCGGCGCCTTGCCGTTCAGCCTCGTGATGTTCCTGATGTGCATTTCCCTTGTCAAAGCGGTGATCCGGGACGGTATCCGGGAAAGAAACGGCGTGCAGAGCATCCATGCCGAAGCCTGACCTACATCACGCCTGGACCCAGGCTTTGATGGATCGCCGCTGAGGAACAGGGTCAACCTGTAGTCCCGGTCTGCGTCCTGGACCGCCGACGGGCAATTCTGGACCCGACCCCGGATCGGGGACGCTTCAGATTGAAAATGACAAGGGCGCGCATGACTTTGCGCGCCCTTCGTTGTGCCTGTCAGCCAACCAGCTTTGCGGTCATCTCCACCAGCCTTTTGGCCTGATGGGCAACGGCGGCCTTGCCAGCGTCATCGAAACCGTCAGGCTTGGTCGAGAACCCATAAGGATTGCCGCCCGCGGCAAAGATCGTTTCGTCCGTGTAGCCCGGCGCAACGATGATCGTACCCCAGTGCATGGCCGTGGTATACAGGCTGAGGAGGGTGGCCTCCTGCCCGCCATGCGGGTTCTGGGCGCTGGTCGTGGCGGTGAAGGTCTTGTTGGCCAGCTTGCCGGACCCCCAAAGCCCGCCCAGCGTGTCGATGAAGGCGCGCATCTGGCTGGCGACCACGCCGAAGCGCGTCGGTGCCGAGAAGAAGTAGCCATCCGCCCATTCCATATCGTCGGCAGTGGCCTCTGGTATGTCGCTCATCTTCTCGATCTGTGCCTTCCAGGCGTCCTGCCCCTCGATCACCTCCTTGGGGGCGGTTTCCGGGATGCGGCGCAGGCGGACTTCGGCTCCGGCTGCTTCGGCGGCCTCTGCGGCCGCGAGGGCCACGGCGTGGTTGGTGCCGTAGGTGGTATAGAAAACTACTGCGATCTTGGGTTGTGCCATTTTGGATTTCCTTCCTTTCAGATGGACGTAGGCGTTTGCCGCTCCGGTCAAGCGTTTCTGATGAACGTGCCGTTGTTCAGGTCCCTGAGGGCCTCTCGCAATTCGTCCTGCGTGTTCATCACGATGGGTCCATGCCACGCGACGGGTTCCTGGATGGGACGGCCCGTCATCAGCAGGAAGCGGATACCTTCGTCGCCAGCCTGTACGGTGATCTCGTCACCTGAACCGAAACGGACCAGCGTGCGGTTGCCGGTCATGTCACGGATGTTCAGTTCCTGCCCGCGATACTCCTTCTCGACCTTGATACCCACCGGATCGCTGGCGTCGCGGAAGGTTCCGGATCCAGCGAACACATAGGCCAGTGCGTTCGACCGGGTGTCTACTGGCAGCACCTTGCGGCGGCCGGCCGGGATCGAAACGTCCAGCAGCATCGGGTTGGCCGCGATGCCGTCGACTGGGCCGGTCTTGCCCCAGAACGACCCGATGATGACCTTGACGGCTGTGCCGTCGTCGTCGCCTTCCACCGGGATGTCGCTGCCGGTGATGTCCTGATACCGCGGGGCCGTCATCTTCAGCGAAGACGGTAGATTGGCCCAAAGCTGGAAGCCGTGCATCTGACCCCTGTCGTTGCCGAACGGCATTTCCTGATGCACGATGCCGGACCCTGCGGTCATCCACTGGACGCTCCCGGCGCCGAGGGTGCCCTTGTTGCCAAGCGAGTCGGAATGTTCCACCTCGCCGTCCAACACGTAGGTGATGGTCTCGATGCCGCGGTGCGGGTGCCAGGGAAAGCCCTTCGAATACAGCCGCGGATCGTCGTTGCGGAAATCGTCCATCATCAGGAAAGGGTCGGTCAGCGACGGGTCACCGAAGCCGAAGACGCGATGCAGATGCACACCGGCGCCTTCGATGGCAGGCTGCGCGGTGGTGGTGGCCGAGACAGGTCTAAAGGTCATGGGACGCTCCGTTTGTCGATGACATCAATGTGGGATCCCTGCCGCGAAATGAAATTGGCCAAGAACCCGTACATTCTGTGCGCAGGCGCGCAGAAACCTGCGGTTCTGGCAATGTCGCGCTGCGTGCAGTTGG is a genomic window containing:
- a CDS encoding CoA transferase, translated to MRKSFSNLPLTGVKVVDFGQYIAGPAVAMLLGDLGATVVHIDPPDGPMWDSPANAALMRNKLIVNLDLKSEDGLAKARALCSEADIIVENFRPGKLAKLGIDFAAMREERPELITISIPGFASNDELRRELRAFESVVAASSGVFTDMGLNRVLMGVNPSFSPLPLSSSYASQIAASATVLALQSRQLTGLGDQIEVPLAAAVMEGLCYNSIHVSDVPKRYLTQREIEIERRRIEGLPMNVSYEDLQELLDPFFRSYMCKDGRMFYVVCPSHKNHARRCLEVLGLYEEMVEEGLQEEDDTYKPQAEWETDTSLGVYPMPKFWADKIAARMKEVFMTRTSHEWKRMFGRAGIPGAPQRWLQEWINDEYAEASGLMIDVWDPEYGEMTQPGPVVWMEESGEEALTPEPRRWVEFDEALKVLRKLRTDIPDPEDGIEQEGWLSGVRVLDMCNVIAGPHSASYLARFGAEVIKLDPAVPLYDSWNTVMYGMSQGRGKRSILADVKSEHGRKVFEDLVKTVDVIFWNAPDSQIKRMGLDEAGLRKLNPEAIFCKLDCFSGVRRGVRSDYIGYDDLVQATTGIMLRFGGAMDRPEEHAHVGTIDVMCGFGGALAVAAALYQKNRFGRIGRGRTSLSANSGLLQIPFAYDYRGRGLFDEPTGPEVNGYDALSRFYSTASGIYILLSAYEADLPRFRNVEGLEEFPDVPEEDRAAFLAGAFQSLPATEWIDRLRAADLACAICQNIEALRAENLQEADGTPGTDRGSYSFSLYTDHPSGHDVTQLDPYAVRPARGRVFALSPTEKFGTSTRDILNELGYSVSAVERMLKSGQVSESWSAEYLPS
- the wrbA gene encoding NAD(P)H:quinone oxidoreductase, translated to MAQPKIAVVFYTTYGTNHAVALAAAEAAEAAGAEVRLRRIPETAPKEVIEGQDAWKAQIEKMSDIPEATADDMEWADGYFFSAPTRFGVVASQMRAFIDTLGGLWGSGKLANKTFTATTSAQNPHGGQEATLLSLYTTAMHWGTIIVAPGYTDETIFAAGGNPYGFSTKPDGFDDAGKAAVAHQAKRLVEMTAKLVG
- a CDS encoding BCCT family transporter → MAKKPPLMDLHIPTADRGFYSGFSKSVAIPSKILVSALIVWAIAVPQNAASVLNALNGAILKSFASWYIYVAAAFFLLCIVLALVPFTGRLKLGRPDDAPEFSRFSWFSMMFGAGIGVGMLTFATAEPMYHFANNPNVIMGQTTGSGADNVTAAYVWSFLHWGFSAWACYALVGLCLAYFSYRRNLPLTVRSALTPLFGARLSGVGGHIVDIVAVVATILGVAQTLGFGVEQFVAGLQRIGLGTWMVKADGTSSTAGIIVALIVILGASTLSALSGVGKGIKWLSNLNMGLSIFLLAFFILFGSTFFGLNALVSGMIAYVTDLPSLLFTVWHADGTPTGDALAAWQGGWSVFYWAWWVAFAPFVGVFLARVSRGRSIREYVMGAIIVPSVMCFVWFTFVGGTAIDMTLNGTAGDAISGAGQESQLFVMLDLILTGGLAWGMAALVVVLLLTYLVTTADSAILIVNTINAAGEESPKGRGHIIFWGVALSFVVGALLLVGGLGTIKTAMVIGALPFSLVMFLMCISLVKAVIRDGIRERNGVQSIHAEA
- a CDS encoding pirin family protein, producing MTFRPVSATTTAQPAIEGAGVHLHRVFGFGDPSLTDPFLMMDDFRNDDPRLYSKGFPWHPHRGIETITYVLDGEVEHSDSLGNKGTLGAGSVQWMTAGSGIVHQEMPFGNDRGQMHGFQLWANLPSSLKMTAPRYQDITGSDIPVEGDDDGTAVKVIIGSFWGKTGPVDGIAANPMLLDVSIPAGRRKVLPVDTRSNALAYVFAGSGTFRDASDPVGIKVEKEYRGQELNIRDMTGNRTLVRFGSGDEITVQAGDEGIRFLLMTGRPIQEPVAWHGPIVMNTQDELREALRDLNNGTFIRNA